The genomic segment AGTTTTTGTTTCAACTTGCTGGTTTCGACGTCGGTTTTAGGTTTCAACGGGGCGGATAATACAGGGGTGGCCATCTCCAGCATTTTCGAAACGGCGTCCTGTTTTTTGGCGCCCTTGGTGAGTTGATCGCGGCGGCGGCTGAGCGGGTTGCGCAACTCCTCCAACCTTTCCGAAGTCCGATCGCTTTCCCCTGCGAAAACGTTCAATACCCAAAACACAATCACCGCGAACAGTCCGAATACGGCAATCGGCACGATTTTTTCCATCGTGAGCAGAGCTGTGGCAAAAAGCAGGGACATGTGAGTCTTTGCGTGGTGAGTAGTTGTATATGATCCGGAGTCTTGAATCAGCAGCCCGCAGTTCGACTGCAGTCGAACTGCGGGAAACATGCCTTTTTTGTATTTGGTTCTGTCGGTTGTCGCTAAACTTTGATGTTCACAATTTTTCGAATGACCAAGGCGCCTAGGATTTGCATGAGCACGGCGCCGGCCAACATTTTTTTACCCATCGGATCGGTAAACAGCACCGTAATGTAATCAGGATTCAGATAATACACGGTGCCAAACAGCACCGGTGGCAGCGCTAGCAGCACAATGCCTGACAGGCGACCTTCGCCGGTCAGCGCCTGGACTTGCCCCCAAATGCGGAAACGGTCGCGAATCAGGCTGCCAATTTTGTCGAGAATTTCGGCCAGGTCGCCGCCGGTTTGGCGCTGCAAGACCAGGGCCGTACAAAAAAACTTCAAATCCAAATTGGGAACGCGGTCGGTCAGATTTTTGAGCGCTTCGTCGAGGGGAATTCCCAGGTTTTGTTCCTCGTAGCAACGTTGAAATTCGACGCCAATCGGCGCCGCCATTTCTCCGGCCACTAAATTGAATCCCGCTCCCAAGCTGTGACCGGCTCGGAGTGCGCGGGCAATGAGTTCCAAGGCGTCGGGCAATTGTTTGCCGAAACTGCGTAGTCGTCTGCTTCTGCGCAGCAATAGCCAGATCACCGGCAACAAGCCAGCCAAGAAAAAGAAAATGGGAACCAATAGGGGGTTCAAACCCGTGGAGGCGGCAGCGACAGCCCCGGCGAATCCCATCAAACCGCTCACGACGCAAAATTTGGACGGGGTAAGCGAAGTGTCGGCCTGCACAAATAACAATTTGATTTGGCTAAACCGGCTGAGAAATTCGGCCAGCGCCCCTTCTTTGAAATTCAGGGGCTGCGACAACACACCGGTCTCTTGTAGGACCCCTTTGCCGGTTGCAGGTTTGCCGGCAGTGAGCATGGCCAGGCGATCTTCACTGCGCGTCGATTCTTCGCCGCGGAGCAACATTGCCACACCGCCCACAAGGGCAGCCACGGCAAAAAACGCGGCGATGGAGATGATGAGCGGAGACATACGTTGCTAAACCGTAAGCGGATGGATGATTGTTGGGCGTGTAGCGTATGTTGGCCGGG from the Pirellulales bacterium genome contains:
- a CDS encoding type II secretion system F family protein, whose translation is MSPLIISIAAFFAVAALVGGVAMLLRGEESTRSEDRLAMLTAGKPATGKGVLQETGVLSQPLNFKEGALAEFLSRFSQIKLLFVQADTSLTPSKFCVVSGLMGFAGAVAAASTGLNPLLVPIFFFLAGLLPVIWLLLRRSRRLRSFGKQLPDALELIARALRAGHSLGAGFNLVAGEMAAPIGVEFQRCYEEQNLGIPLDEALKNLTDRVPNLDLKFFCTALVLQRQTGGDLAEILDKIGSLIRDRFRIWGQVQALTGEGRLSGIVLLALPPVLFGTVYYLNPDYITVLFTDPMGKKMLAGAVLMQILGALVIRKIVNIKV